The Bacteriovorax sp. PP10 nucleotide sequence TATTTCCAGTCCATCCAAATTGAATCATCTGTTGAGTTCCAGAGCGAGAGGTCTTTAAGAATGTCGGCCAGTCAAAAGTCACAAGTTTAACTTTGATTCCCACTTTTGCGAGGTCGGCTTGCATAAGTTCGCCCATCTTCTTTCCGTCTGGATTGTAGGGACGAGTAACAGGCAGAGTGATCATTTCTGTTTCGAATCCGTTTTCATATCCAGCTTTTTTTAGAAGAGCTTTTGCTTTTTCGATACTGTAGTCATAATCCTTTAAGTTTTTGTCATAAGACCATAGGGCCGGTGGAACGGGGTTAGAAGCAACAACACCTGTACCATGATAAATAGCATCGATGTAAAGTTTACGGTTAAGAGCGTGGTTAACAGCTTGTCTTACCAGAACGTTATCAAAAGGTTTTTTTGTGACGTTCATGGCAAGGTAACCAACGTTTAATCCTTCCTGACTCATAACCAACACTTCTTTGTTGGCACGCATATCATCTAAATCAACAATTGAAGGTAGTGTTACGAACTGACATTCTTTCGCTTTTAATTTTTGGTAACGAACAGTTTGGTCTGGAGTGATCGCAAAAATAAGTTTGTCGATTTTATTTTCTTTTTTACCTTTGTAACTTTTAGCATCCCAGTATTGAGGGTGTGCCACGTATCTGATTAATCCATCTTTCACGTAAGAAACGAAAGCAAAAGGTCCTGTACCAATAGGAAATTGGTCCATATCTTGTTTGCGGTTTTCTTTTGCTAATTTGTCTCCGTACTCAGCTGAAAGAATGCTCATGTAGTTTCCGGCCATGTAAGCTAGAAAAGGAGCTTGAACTTCATTTAAAGTAATTTGAACTTTATACGGATCAAGGGCCACAACGTCTTTGATATTATCTTTGATGTTATTTTCATACTGAGTGTAAATCCCTCCGCTCACTCCATGGAATGGGTGATCTTTTACTCTTTGTCTGTTGATTGAAAACACAACGTCTTCAGCATTGAAGTCACGAGTCGGAGTGAAGTAACTTGTCGTGTGGAACTTAACACCTTTTCGTAGCGTGAATGTATAAACTTTTTCATCTTTAGAGATTGTGTATGACTCTGCTAAACCAGGAATCATTTTTGTTGTTCCCAATTCAAATCTTAAAAGCTTGCTATAAAGTGTAATAGCAGAAGCGTTGTAAGAAGGAGCATCTGTGACAACTTGTGGATTGAAAGATGCGGGAGAAGCTTCCGAGCAGTTAACAAAAGTTTTTGCTTGGACTGACAGCGTTCCCATCAGGGCGATCATAGTAACAAACTTAATACCGATAGACATAAAATCTCCTAGTAATTGACTACTAGAGTATGCATCAGTTTTAAATATTTTTAAAGGGAAGATGCTCGCTCAGTTTTAGAATGGATTGCTCTACATGCACTTTCTCAGTTTCAATGAACTCAGCAATGGCATTTTGGAATGCAGGGTGTTTTATTTTATGAGCACTATAGGTGCGAACGGGTCTGAACCCTCTGGCAATCTTATGTTCACCTTGAGCGCCTGCTTCAAAAACAGCAATACTATTTTCAATGCAAAAATCAATTCCCTGATAGTAACAAAGTTCAAAGTGAAGATTTTCGACGTAGGAAGTTGAGCCCCAGTATCTACCGTAAAGCTTTTCGCTATCGTAAAAAAAGAGTGAACCGGCAATGGGGAAGTTATTTTGACTAGCTTCCACATAGAGGATGTTTTTGCTCAGGTTCTTGAAAATCAACTCAAAGAATTCTGCATTCAAGTAATCAAAAGAGTTCTTATTCACAATCGTCGAAATATAAAACTGGTACATCCTGTCGGCATGCTCTTTGGTCAGTTCATCACCAGTGTAGCGTTTGATAGACAGGTTATCGTACGATCTTTCCGTTCTTATATGCTTGGCCTTCTTCGATTTTAATTTAGAGAGAAAATCTTCAAAGCTTTTGTAACCAGGATTAAAGAAATGGTACTGGATACTTTCTCTTATCAAATAGTTATTTTTTTGAAATAAAGGAATTTCAGCGTTTGTTAAAAAAAGAAAGTGTGTTGAAGAAAAATCGTTCTTCATAAAAAAATCATCGTGCGCTTTTAATAATGCATCGGCCAGATTTTCATCAAAAGATTTCATTAAAAAGTGCTGAGTTGTCACTGGTGTAAAAGGAAGAAGAGAAGTGAGTTTAGGATAATAGGGAATACCATATTTTTCAAAAGCTTCTGCCCAACCCCAGTCAAAAATATACTCACCATAACTATGAGTTTTAATAAAACTCATTAATATTCCAGAGTCATTTCGAGTAAAGGCCGGCGTCCATCCTGTTTCAGTTTTTACACTTCCACTTTGCATAAGTGCATTTAAAAATTCAAAATTTAAGAATGGATTGGTCTGTGGTTGGTGAAGAATCCACTCAGGTTTGTTTATCACAACTGGCCTTGCCGCACTTATAGCTGCACATGTAATGGATTTTTTCGGAGTCACTCCATGAGTCTTTTATTTCTGTTTTAAAAATAGCATGGTTCATGATTTCAGTTGGCGTATGATGATAAATTGAATTGAAAAATGGGGCATATTGCTTTTCCATTTTTTCAATGTGGTATTCGCGCTTGCTTGAATCATCAGTATGTTTCCATCCAGCGATATGACAGCAAGGCCAGATTCTTCCTTCATGATCTATGTAGGCCGTTTCATCTCTCGAGCTTTCACAGTCAATTTCAATTGAATTTAATTTTTCTTTTGTAATCGTAAGATCTTGTCGGGTTAATTTAGGAAGTCTTGAAAGAAGTTCAGCTTGCTCGTTTGTTGATAAAATTTTGTAGTCAGGATGATAATCTTCAGCAAAATTCTTTTTCACTTCAAATTTGGCAAATCCAAGTTGCACTGAAAGCGCGCGGGCGGCTTCAATTTGATGTTCATTGTGATTAAAAACGATAAACATCCACATTGCACGGCCTCCGGCCTTGATAAATGTTTGTGCGTTTTCCATGACAGAGTTCCACGAAACTCCTCTGCGATAAATATGATTTGTGTCTTCTAGTCCATCAATAGCAAACTTAACAAATCTTCCACGCCCATTTAGACGAGAAGCAAGCCCCATCCAGAGATCTTTTGACCCAAGACTCCCGTTGGTGTGAAATATTAAACTTAAGTTTGGCCTGTGCAGATCTAGATAATCGAGTATTTCCAAAAGATGAGTACTGGCCATCGGATCGCCGTAATTGCCGCAGAATAGAATTTCTTCGAGTTCATTGAAATAAGGATCCAGCAAAGCTAGTTTGAATGACTTCGGATCTATATGAATATTTTTTTCATAGTGATTATTTTCAGCACCTACAATATTTTGTCTGTAGCAATGTAGACACTTTGCATTGCAGGTGGATACTAAATCAATTTGAATAAAACGTATTGGGCGCTTATACATGCCTAAAATGATATCCTAGGTAATTTTGTTATTCTAGCGAATATGTGGGACATCATTTATTTGGACTGAAAAATGCAGTAGAAGTATTAATATCATCTAAAGAGAAGGATATTATGGGCAGTAGTCGTTATTCATTTTCTTTTCCAGGTAACCAAGTCACTGCACAAATAGCAAGAGACCTGGATTGGTCTATGCATCCTTTAGGGCCACCGGACAAATGGCCGCTGTGTTTAAAATTAAATCTCAATACTCTTTTTACAACTAAACATCCTGTGACGTTATTTTGGGGAAAAGAAAAATTCTTTTTTTACAATGATGCTTTTATTCCGATTCTTGGTGCTATCAAGCATCCTAAGGTAATGGGGAAGCCCGGGGGGGAAGTATGGCCGGAAGTCTGGAGGAGATTTTCATTGGAGCTCGATACTGTTTTAGAAACAGGTGAAGCCTCATGGGTAGTCAATAGGCATTCACCAATCAAGCGGCCGGATAAAAGTTTGGTAGCTTTTTTTACCTATAGTATTTCACCATTGATTGATGAAAATGGAGTGATAGTTGGGTCCTTAGTTATTAGTGTGGAAACAACTGAACAAGTTCTTTCTGAAAGAAAAATTAAATTAGGTCAAAGAGAGTTACTCGAAGCGCTTAATCGTTTTAAAGAAATGAGTGAATCACTTCCGCAACTTGTCTGGACCAGTCTTCCTGATGGCCGCTGCAATTACTTAAATAAACAGTGGATGGAGTATACGGGGAAATCACAAGAAGAGATGTTAGGTGACAGCTGGATTGATACTGTTCATCCTGATGACCGGGAAAGAACTGAGGACAAATGGAAAGGAGCTATTAAAGGTTTTCATCCTTATGATATCGAATACCGAATTAGAAGACATGATGGAGTATACCGCTGGTTTAAAGCAAGAGGTTCACCTTTTAAAAATGAGGCAGGGAAAATAATCTTATGGTTTGGTACATGCACAGATATTGAAGAGACAAAACAAGAGCAACTTAATTATGAAAAAAATGTTGATTTATCTCCAGCGATGCTTTGGATAACTGATGTTAGTGGATACTGTTCCTACCTGAGTAATCAATGGCACGAATTGACCGGTCAGCCGATAGAAGAAGGTTTAGGTTTAGGATGGCTTGAGTATATTCATCCTGATGATAAGTTCTATGCAGAAAAGGCCTTTAGTGATGCCAATAAAAATCATGAGCATTTTGCGTTTGAATATCGTTTAAGAATGAAAGATGGAAGCTACCGATGGTCAATCGATTCAGGGAACCCGCGCTTTGGTCCTCATGGTGAATTCTTAGGAATGGCCGGAACGGTCTTTGATGTTCATGAAAAAAAGCTGGCAGAAGAAGCATTAAAAGAGTCACGTGCAGATTTATACCGTGTTTTAATGCAGGCACCGTCAGGTGTCGCATTCTTAAAAGGGCCGGATCTTGTCTATAGTCTTGCCAACTCAAGGTATCAGGAAATATTTGCCAAAGGTGGGTCCATCATTGGCAAACCTATGCGACAGGCACTTCCACAAGTTGCGGAAACAAATTTTCGTATTTTTGAAAAAGTTTTTCGAACTGGTGAACCTTTTTCTGCTAAAGAATTTAAGTCAACAATGGATAGTGACAAAGATGTTTATTTAAATTTTTCAATTCAAAGAATTACGAACTCTAAAGGCGAGCCGGAAGGTGTGATTGTCATCGGCGATGATGTCACAGAACAAGTTAAAGATAGAATGGCCCGCGATGCACTTACTAAACAGTTGCAGGCCATTGTTGAGAATATGAACGAAGGTCTGATTCTCTGTGATGAAAATGGAAGAATGCTTCTATGGAATCCTGCTGCTTGTAAAATGCATGGGCTTCACAAAGCTGAAGATGTTTTTGAATATTATAGTGCATACCCTAAAATGTTTCAGCTCTACAGTATTGAAGGAGATCTCCTTGAATTAGATGACTGGCCGATTACCCGGACTTTAAGAGGTGAAACATTTATCGGGCAGGAATATATTATCGAAAGTCTTGAGACCAGCGATAGATGGATTGGCAGTTATAGCGGGTCACCAATATTTGATAGTGAAGGAAGAATCGTATTTGCTGTAATGACGATTAGAGATGTCACTTCACGAATTGATTCAGAAAAAAATCTAAAAGATGCGATTAATTCTCGCGATGAGTTTTTATCAATTATTTCCCATGAATTAAAAACACCATTGACCAGTTTGAAATTGCAAAACCAATCGGCCATAAGGAAAATAAAAAAAGGTAGTGTTGGTGATTTATCTACGGATAGATTGTCTGTCTTATTTGATAAAAATGAAAATCAAATTAACCGTGTGATCAGACTTGTTGATGATATGCTTGACCTGACCCGTATTCAATCTGGTAAATTTTCTTATAATTTTATTAAATGCGATTTGCATGAAGTGGCCATTGATGTGTATGAGAGATTTAAAGATCAATTTGAAAGTGCAAGCACATTGTTAAGCAATCTAAGCATAGAATCAGTCGTAGGTTTTTTTGACCGCGACAGAATTGAGCAGGTAATGGTGAATCTTCTGACCAATGCTCTTAAATATGGGAAAGGGAATGCAGTAACAATCAGACTTGAAGTACTCAGCAATGTGGCCCGACTTGAAATTCAAGATCATGGAATTGGGGTTAAACCGGAAAATGTCGAAGTTATTTTTAAAAAGTACGAACGAATTGTTTCTGCTGATGAAGTCTCAGGATTAGGAATTGGATTATTTATTTGCCGTGAAATTGTCGAGGCCCACGGCGGGAAAATCTGGGTAGAGAGTATCTTTGGAGAGGGATCAAAATTTATTGCCGAACTTCCATTGGATGCTAATAATTTAAAGTGAGCGCTCTAATTATTTAGTTAAGCGCTTTGCAAACTGGGCCAGTCCATTAACAACCGATTGGTAAATATTATATTCAATCAATTTTTCTTTGCCAAAAACTTCAGTAAGACGAGATCGAAGAAGTGGAAGCTGTGAAGTCCCTCCTGTAAGACAGACTTGATTGACGTCACTGATTTTCAATCCTGATTGTGTAAATACTTCCATCATCGTCGACATGATTTCATCGACTGTCGAGTTAAGGCTTTCTTCATAACTTTCCTTGGTTAAAGATTCATCAATCGAAATTCCAGGATAACGGTAATGAAAAACAGCTTCAGGTTGAGACCCCAGTTTAACTTTTGTTTTTTCAATTTCATCAAATAGTGGAAAACCTAACTGACATTCAACTAAGGTGAAAAGTTGATTCATGTGACGTTCACCATCTGATGACAAAGCAAATTTCTGAATGTGCTGTAGGAATTCCCATGTATCTCGTTCGCGAAGGTGAGTGATGTGGGCCGGAGAGCATATTTTGGTAAGCAGCTGACGAGGGAAAGTTAAGATATTATTTCCACCGGGAATTTTATATTCAAAGCGCGATCCAAAATGAGGAGCAATGAAATCTTTCATCATCACACCATCGAGAGCATCACCGGCCTTAAAGATCCCACTTAAGCCCAAGATATCATCTTGTGAGTAAGCATTCTGATGAACTTTCATTAAAGTGAAGTCTGAAGTCCCTCCACCAAAGTCAGCAATCAGAACAATTTTTTGTTCATTAGAGTTTGCATTGTAATCAAGTCCCGCAGCAATAGGCTCCGGACAAAACACAACTTCTTTAAATCCCGCAATCTCGCAGGCCCTTTGCATTCTATCCTGAGCAAGCTGATCATCTGCCTTATTCATTGAGTAAAGAGCAGGTCTTCCCATGACAATTCTTTCTACATTTTCACCAACCACCAGGTTCGCGCGCTTTCTCATCTCACCGACAAAGACGGCGATGATTTCTGAGATGTTCATTGTTTTGTTAAAAACAGTTGTCCCTGCATAGTTACTTTCAGGAAGAAATTTTTTAACTGAGCGGAAGAATCGGCCTTCGCCATCGTTGTTTACGTACTCTCTTATGGCCTCTTTACCAAAGAACCATACGTTGGGCTCAGGTGTGTAGAGAAGTGAGCGCAAAACGTTGCTAGCATCCTTCTCCAGATTGATTGGTGTGATGACACCAGTACTGGAAACGTGGCTCAGAAGTGAATTCGATGTTCCGAAGTCTACTGCATAGTATGACATATTAAATTCCATGGAATTATTTTAAAGCAGCAACTATTATAGAAGGTTTTTGGATTTTGATCAAAGAGTAAAAAAAGGTGCTACAGCGGAAGCTCAATAATAAAGTTTGAGCCATGTCCCAGCTCACTTTCAGCTCTGATCGTAGCATCGTGAAGATCGAGGAT carries:
- a CDS encoding sensor histidine kinase produces the protein MGSSRYSFSFPGNQVTAQIARDLDWSMHPLGPPDKWPLCLKLNLNTLFTTKHPVTLFWGKEKFFFYNDAFIPILGAIKHPKVMGKPGGEVWPEVWRRFSLELDTVLETGEASWVVNRHSPIKRPDKSLVAFFTYSISPLIDENGVIVGSLVISVETTEQVLSERKIKLGQRELLEALNRFKEMSESLPQLVWTSLPDGRCNYLNKQWMEYTGKSQEEMLGDSWIDTVHPDDRERTEDKWKGAIKGFHPYDIEYRIRRHDGVYRWFKARGSPFKNEAGKIILWFGTCTDIEETKQEQLNYEKNVDLSPAMLWITDVSGYCSYLSNQWHELTGQPIEEGLGLGWLEYIHPDDKFYAEKAFSDANKNHEHFAFEYRLRMKDGSYRWSIDSGNPRFGPHGEFLGMAGTVFDVHEKKLAEEALKESRADLYRVLMQAPSGVAFLKGPDLVYSLANSRYQEIFAKGGSIIGKPMRQALPQVAETNFRIFEKVFRTGEPFSAKEFKSTMDSDKDVYLNFSIQRITNSKGEPEGVIVIGDDVTEQVKDRMARDALTKQLQAIVENMNEGLILCDENGRMLLWNPAACKMHGLHKAEDVFEYYSAYPKMFQLYSIEGDLLELDDWPITRTLRGETFIGQEYIIESLETSDRWIGSYSGSPIFDSEGRIVFAVMTIRDVTSRIDSEKNLKDAINSRDEFLSIISHELKTPLTSLKLQNQSAIRKIKKGSVGDLSTDRLSVLFDKNENQINRVIRLVDDMLDLTRIQSGKFSYNFIKCDLHEVAIDVYERFKDQFESASTLLSNLSIESVVGFFDRDRIEQVMVNLLTNALKYGKGNAVTIRLEVLSNVARLEIQDHGIGVKPENVEVIFKKYERIVSADEVSGLGIGLFICREIVEAHGGKIWVESIFGEGSKFIAELPLDANNLK
- a CDS encoding ABC transporter substrate-binding protein, with the translated sequence MSIGIKFVTMIALMGTLSVQAKTFVNCSEASPASFNPQVVTDAPSYNASAITLYSKLLRFELGTTKMIPGLAESYTISKDEKVYTFTLRKGVKFHTTSYFTPTRDFNAEDVVFSINRQRVKDHPFHGVSGGIYTQYENNIKDNIKDVVALDPYKVQITLNEVQAPFLAYMAGNYMSILSAEYGDKLAKENRKQDMDQFPIGTGPFAFVSYVKDGLIRYVAHPQYWDAKSYKGKKENKIDKLIFAITPDQTVRYQKLKAKECQFVTLPSIVDLDDMRANKEVLVMSQEGLNVGYLAMNVTKKPFDNVLVRQAVNHALNRKLYIDAIYHGTGVVASNPVPPALWSYDKNLKDYDYSIEKAKALLKKAGYENGFETEMITLPVTRPYNPDGKKMGELMQADLAKVGIKVKLVTFDWPTFLKTSRSGTQQMIQFGWTGNNDPDTFLNDLLSCASVESGNNTARWCDKDFNDLVVQARRVTNQKIRADLYKKAQRIFKEQAPWVTIAHAKVFRVMDKKVKNFKIDPFGYDYFDQVELE
- a CDS encoding radical SAM protein, with translation MYKRPIRFIQIDLVSTCNAKCLHCYRQNIVGAENNHYEKNIHIDPKSFKLALLDPYFNELEEILFCGNYGDPMASTHLLEILDYLDLHRPNLSLIFHTNGSLGSKDLWMGLASRLNGRGRFVKFAIDGLEDTNHIYRRGVSWNSVMENAQTFIKAGGRAMWMFIVFNHNEHQIEAARALSVQLGFAKFEVKKNFAEDYHPDYKILSTNEQAELLSRLPKLTRQDLTITKEKLNSIEIDCESSRDETAYIDHEGRIWPCCHIAGWKHTDDSSKREYHIEKMEKQYAPFFNSIYHHTPTEIMNHAIFKTEIKDSWSDSEKIHYMCSYKCGKASCDKQT
- a CDS encoding Hsp70 family protein, which produces MEFNMSYYAVDFGTSNSLLSHVSSTGVITPINLEKDASNVLRSLLYTPEPNVWFFGKEAIREYVNNDGEGRFFRSVKKFLPESNYAGTTVFNKTMNISEIIAVFVGEMRKRANLVVGENVERIVMGRPALYSMNKADDQLAQDRMQRACEIAGFKEVVFCPEPIAAGLDYNANSNEQKIVLIADFGGGTSDFTLMKVHQNAYSQDDILGLSGIFKAGDALDGVMMKDFIAPHFGSRFEYKIPGGNNILTFPRQLLTKICSPAHITHLRERDTWEFLQHIQKFALSSDGERHMNQLFTLVECQLGFPLFDEIEKTKVKLGSQPEAVFHYRYPGISIDESLTKESYEESLNSTVDEIMSTMMEVFTQSGLKISDVNQVCLTGGTSQLPLLRSRLTEVFGKEKLIEYNIYQSVVNGLAQFAKRLTK
- a CDS encoding GNAT family N-acetyltransferase, which gives rise to MINKPEWILHQPQTNPFLNFEFLNALMQSGSVKTETGWTPAFTRNDSGILMSFIKTHSYGEYIFDWGWAEAFEKYGIPYYPKLTSLLPFTPVTTQHFLMKSFDENLADALLKAHDDFFMKNDFSSTHFLFLTNAEIPLFQKNNYLIRESIQYHFFNPGYKSFEDFLSKLKSKKAKHIRTERSYDNLSIKRYTGDELTKEHADRMYQFYISTIVNKNSFDYLNAEFFELIFKNLSKNILYVEASQNNFPIAGSLFFYDSEKLYGRYWGSTSYVENLHFELCYYQGIDFCIENSIAVFEAGAQGEHKIARGFRPVRTYSAHKIKHPAFQNAIAEFIETEKVHVEQSILKLSEHLPFKNI